AAATCATAGCATCCATTTTAGCAAGATAAGCACTATCATCCATAAGTAATCGATTGCAATCTGTCAAGCTCCATTTTCTCTCTCAATCTCTCTTCCACGTATTTTTCGAACGAGAAAACTTTCGCTGGAACAGCGAACCGTAAACCCGATGGCGGAGAAACTATCAGCGCATCCCCCCTGTCTAGGGTTTTTATCTCTTGCTCAGCCTCGTCAAGATAAGGGCTGTACTGTATAACCTTAGTATAGTCGGGCCGCGTTGGCAATGGCAAGATAATCTTGGTTAATGTTTGTCTAATAACCGTTTCAGCTATTTCCCCGGGCATTTGAGTAATATATAGAGCCCCTACTTTGTATTTTCTCCCTCTTTTGCTTATTATGCTGAAAATATTTTCCCTTACCTCGCCACCCATTAGAGAGTGTTTAGCTAGATACCTGTGAGCTTCCTCGACCATTACGAGAACATAAGGGAGCTTAGCCCATCTATCTGGAGCAGTTTTGCGCATTAGCTCGTAAGTCCTGAATATCTTTCTCGTGATCATAACAGATAATAATTTTTCCTCTCCCTCAGTCGCGTGCGGTATATCAATAAGTATAATTTTGCCCTGTCTTATCGCAGCTAGAACCGCCTTCGATAAACCAACTTCTGGACAATCTTCAGCAATGAATATGTCGCCGTCACCTAGCATATGCTTGACTTTTCTCTTGGTAACGTTTATAGTATTTGTTTTCGCAAGCTTTCCAAGCTTTTCATATATTTCCCGCGCAGTTAAATCCAAAAGCTTCTCAAGCCAATCTTCGCGATACCTCTTATAAAGAAGCCACAAAAGCTCTTCTTGTGGAGAAGAAAATTCTCCAGTCATTGAAAAATCTCTAGGCGTTAGCTCGGAATAACAAACTTTTAATGGATATGCTAAAATCTTTCTTTCTACAGTCTCTCCTTGAAAATAAAATTCGTACGTAATCTTGCAAGGCTCATCAATACCCGTAGTTACGTAAAACAATCGTTCCTCCGCCTCCGGCAAGTGAACAAGCCCATAATGGTCGTGCGATGCACCGCTAAAATACTCGCTTTCGCAGTCGAAGATTATCATGCTATACCTGGGCTCCGGTATTGCCATTATCGACGCTGCTAGTACTTTACCTAGATTGCTTTTACCGCTACCAGTTACTCCGCAAACAAGAATGTGATGGGGAATAACCTTCGACCCGTTTATCGTCACTCTAATATCGGCTGTCCTATGTCCAACTCTAACGTATCCTAATACTATATCTCCAGTATCCAAGTTCAAATGCTCCAAATCTATCTTGTCTAAAGTTTCCACGTCAGTGAATAAGCTAGGCACTCCAGTCGGGCCGTGAACTATTCCCTCTTCGCTTATCTGACAGATAATCGTTGCGAGTGCCGTATCGTATAATCTTAAGCTTTTATCGTATATCGGTGTAGGCTCTCCTTCCTGAATTTTCTTACTAACTATGGCGATCTCCGCCTGCGATAAAAGGCTTTCAGGTCTAAAGTCGTAAACTCTTAAAATAAATTTCCTACCCTTATCTACAACTTTTACGAGTTGCCCTCTCTCAACTACGGCTTGCTCGTTAATTCTAAATTTAACAGTTGTACCTTCAACCCAGACAACAACACCTAGTTTCATGGAGACACCTACGACCATAAATGTCTCTCCTTGAAATCTGTCCCGTGCAGATTGGACATGAACTCTTCATACAATCCTTCCTTCTTCAACACTTCGAGGAAGAGCATTCTATCGATTTCAAGCTCCGACTCGTTGATCCTCGATTCCAGGTGAACAGCTTTAAGAGGATAAGGATATCCTGGTGTCGCCAGATCCTGCACGAAAGCAAGCTCTCCTAGTATAGCTTCCATATTTCTAGAAATCAACGCTCTCTTTGAAACATCTATTCTGAAAGCGCATTTAGAGTCATCTCCAAGTTTTGCAACTGCTATATCGCCAAGGAACCATTTCGGCAGAGTATAGCTCTTAAATATAGGATAGTAATACCAAGCCACGCCCCTAAGCCTCTTGTTTGCCTGTCTAATAATGTACCCTACTAAGCTCTCGCCAGTGTTCAGCTTAAGCCTGCTCGATTTAGTAAGACCAACTAAGATCCCTCCGCGAGCCTGCACGGTCTTGTCAAGCTTCACAAAAATTTCTCTAGTAGATTTTTTCAGCAGGGGGGATATGGATAAGC
This DNA window, taken from Thermoproteales archaeon, encodes the following:
- a CDS encoding DNA double-strand break repair nuclease NurA; this translates as MSISRTDINLVIQKLREMYIDRLKTLQYTLYGEPIRNPYPIVKISGRKIVGFPIKADKIKYLEPISHRKKILAVDASIKTLFNIGGSRIVISKVTAGIWRGITKIYSYGPVKRISLVLSKEEAGEWLLRLEIEAALKLAHKLGLNDYCLLDRSLSISPLLKKSTREIFVKLDKTVQARGGILVGLTKSSRLKLNTGESLVGYIIRQANKRLRGVAWYYYPIFKSYTLPKWFLGDIAVAKLGDDSKCAFRIDVSKRALISRNMEAILGELAFVQDLATPGYPYPLKAVHLESRINESELEIDRMLFLEVLKKEGLYEEFMSNLHGTDFKERHLWS
- a CDS encoding ATP-binding protein; amino-acid sequence: MKLGVVVWVEGTTVKFRINEQAVVERGQLVKVVDKGRKFILRVYDFRPESLLSQAEIAIVSKKIQEGEPTPIYDKSLRLYDTALATIICQISEEGIVHGPTGVPSLFTDVETLDKIDLEHLNLDTGDIVLGYVRVGHRTADIRVTINGSKVIPHHILVCGVTGSGKSNLGKVLAASIMAIPEPRYSMIIFDCESEYFSGASHDHYGLVHLPEAEERLFYVTTGIDEPCKITYEFYFQGETVERKILAYPLKVCYSELTPRDFSMTGEFSSPQEELLWLLYKRYREDWLEKLLDLTAREIYEKLGKLAKTNTINVTKRKVKHMLGDGDIFIAEDCPEVGLSKAVLAAIRQGKIILIDIPHATEGEEKLLSVMITRKIFRTYELMRKTAPDRWAKLPYVLVMVEEAHRYLAKHSLMGGEVRENIFSIISKRGRKYKVGALYITQMPGEIAETVIRQTLTKIILPLPTRPDYTKVIQYSPYLDEAEQEIKTLDRGDALIVSPPSGLRFAVPAKVFSFEKYVEERLREKMELDRLQSITYG